ataaatcagaatCATGCTGTCGGTTCTGAGGCAACCAGTACCTCAGTGACCAAGCCTCCAGCAGCTCACCCTTGTTACGCCAGAGCAATATGGGGCTGCTCTCAAAGGTAGACCTGTCCTCCGTGCTATCTTCTATTAATCAAAGTTATCTTCCTTTCAAGGTATATTGTCGTGCTGCCTAATAAAAATGTTAACAAACTAGAAGATAGTTGCTTCTGTAACAAACCCGTTTTCGAAGGGCGACTCTGGTGAACTCCTTACTTTAGAAACACAAAGCAAAATTCGATAGAGCCAGGTAAGTGTGACAAACCGCCAGGAGGAAAAGGTAAACTCTTGCATAAGAATGTAAATAACTTTCTAACAACAGGCTAATGCTCTTCGGCTCAGACAACTGAATTGCTCTCTTTTCACCCCATTTGAACCCAAACACTTCTTAGATACTAATTTGGCAACACACGGTCTCTCCAGAAGATATGCCCTTTCACATCCATCTTACATTTTAATTTCTATGGAAAGCAACAGGAAACCAATTCAATAGCCACAGAAATAACTACTGTCGTAGGCATGCTACACTTCTACTGTTCATTTTTCAGAGTGCATCAGACTCTATAATACTTGAGATATATGCACTGTCAGGATGGttggttctcttcttcttcttccttctcttttttttttggtctgaaaggATGGTTAGATATGACCAGGTCAGGTTTCTGGGCCTCCAAGTAGCCAGGATTTAGGACAAGCAGAGCATAATAGAATTGATAGAATTGCATCACAAATCTACATGTTCACAGATCTTAACAATCTCCTAAGTGTTACTGCTACTTCATTAAGAGAGAATGCAAACACTAGCTTCAGTATCACACATGAGAAGCTATCTGCAGGTTCTTGAAATTATTGAATCTGATTCCTCGAGTTGGAAGCATAAAGGACAACTAATAACCTCCCACTAAGTTTAGTAGTGTGAAGTAATATCAGAGTACACTAATTTATCGGCACAGAGATAATAGATAATGCTCTTGGTGTATACCATGTTAGGACATGTGCGATCAAGCCCACTGCTTGAAAGAACCCTCATGGTGGTTCAGTCagctaagaagaaaaaaatcagttgCTAGAGGAAGACAGAAGCAAGGGAAGACCTGGCAATCTTGGACtttaattaaatcaacccaTCCATATTTGTCATAGCTAACAAGTGCACACCTGCTTTCATGTGTTTGTACAAGCAAAAGTGAATGTGAAAGTATGGAAAATATGAGCATTTACTggtttttgagagagaagaacacTCCGATGGCTATTTGCTGGAGCAGCTATCAATGGATGGTTATGCTCCTTTATGAATTTCGTGACTACCCATTTTCCAGTTTTGTCTTTCTTGACCACAATCATTGCCTTACAGCCTTCTCTCGTGATAGCTCTTGGCTTTCTATTTTCACTTCTCCGAGGCCTTGACTTTCGGAAGCCTTCTTTATTACAGACAAGCCGACGCCAGACAACCTTCCCATCACGCATTGATCTTCGAAACGCATCAACGCGCATGATGAAACCCATGTGTGTGGCATAAGTGTCATAAAAAACTTTTGCAGCTTCCTCAGATTCAAACTCCATACCGACACTTGGCTCCATATCAGAACTCTCTTCATTTGGTGCATCTTTTCCACTTGAACACTCTATCGCATCCCCATCCTCAACCACGGATGGCCGCTCATCCACTGCCAACATTACGACCCATCATAAGATAAGCCATACCAAAGCAAACAAGCTCACCACCTGAACCCTCATACATCTTTTTCCACAAACATATCCAGGAACAAGATACTTTtagatgttaaaaaaaatatatatcccAACAACTAgcaccacagagagagagagagagagacttccaatttcataAAAGGGAACTAAGCAAGCCTGCTTTCTTCAAATTAGTTCTGATGAATAAGGCAAAGATACGATCATAGTTCCCATTAAATAAAGATCTATGGTGCATTCCTGGCAGAAAATATCGAACTGGCAATGATGAAAAAACGCAAAATGACACCTAATTCTTGAGCTTATACTTTTGGCCCTCGAATAATCAAAATTCGATCATTGGACAGAACTCTGGCAGTAcaataaatatgcaatctacGGAAACAGCCAACCCATAAAACAGTTGATCCAAGATTCAACTGAAAAAGATTGTCTTACAGTCATCAAACACAGCCAAAGATGAAACTTCTGTGAcggggaaaaagaaacaatagaCAAGAAGCTCCCAAGTATGCAAAATCCCAGTTTTGGCTATCACTCGTCAAgtttttcagaaacaagaaatagaggggaaaaagaacaagaacaaacCTCACCGGGAGATTTGAAGCTGAAAAAACACTAGAACTGCACGGAAATAGGAAGTGTGCAGGAGCCATAACTTGAGACTAGAAGTAGAAGCAGTTTAGGAGCTTTACTTGAATAAAACGGAAGTGCAAGGACCCCAATCCTTCTGCGACGCCGCGAGAGCGAGTTGCGAAGCTCCCCTGCAGAGTTCAGACAGGCCTCAGAGacgcagagaaaagaaaatgattgtcTTCGGTGGAGAAagcattgaaaatgaaaacccTCCTGtcttgatttttgctttttgacaCCTTCTTAATACGTTTtcgatgaaaaataaaagagtaaatCGTGTCTTTTCTTTatcgttttgaattaaaaagatcatttgatgatcaattatttttacTCCTCTTTTTCCCCGGCCAATTGAActgaaatatcaaaatttcatggGTCATAATTCCATGAATCTTTAACTGATTAGTCTAccaattatttattaataattatCGCCCACGAGGAAAATAATGTGATTTTTCAaacacttctttttatttattaataaaaattgcatataGATATTATCATTTATCCGGAGTGTCCAACCTCAACCCAGTAGAAACAATCTCATCCTCCACATTAGAAAAACccaatattaataattttatacaacTCTAAATTATTCTACATTTTCTAACACATGCTGGTAGAGGCGGCTCCGTTGCTCCAGCAAGATATTTTCGGACTAGCCTCCAAAGAGCTGCTTGAAACCGAGAGCTATGATAGCAAAACGCAACGTAAAGATAGAAGTTCATCCTCACAAAGCAACGTACATTAGTGGcgaaaaatggagagaattAAATGACCGCATTTGAATGAGCAATGAATGATTTCAGTCCGGTTGCTCCATACAAATAGTCAGACGCACAATGACCGCCGAAATACAATTGCAAGCCCGCGATGGTTCAGTTTGCCATCGAACTTCTGAATTTCAAGGTGTGCTTCCCTGGAGTGGCTTGGCAAAGCACAGCAAAGGAAAGCAGGACCGAAGAGGTTGTCATTCTCTCCTAAACCTTACCGAAAAAGCTCAACACTCACAGCTTCATGGAAAAAAGGCGAATTTCTATCATATACATATGATGCCATTGCCACTTCTGCTTGCAGAACATTAACAAGAGGCACGCCAGACTAATACAACTTTAAGTGCCCCCCAACCAAAGCTAACAGCTGACCTTAGAAATGCATCTCTTGACCACACCAGATAGCTAACTTTTGAAATGTTAGCTGTCTGGTGATTATGCTGAAGACTTTACTAATTTGAAGAAACTATCTTCTACTTCTCTTCAACTGCGAAGCTGCATGCAGAAACAGCCTGTCGACCTCATCAAGGTCTGGAGAGTCAGCATTTTTAGATAATGGTTTCACATTTCTTGAATCCCTGGATATTTGACACAAGTGATCCTCAAATTCCTCGGACTCTCCGGCAGTTTCCACAGGAAACTTATCAAATATGTCCAGAAACAGGTCCTCTTCCCCCCTGTCCTCAGAATCAGCCTCGGTTTCTGTCTCAAAAATATCAGATAAATCTTCAGAATCTGATTCTAAGCCCAAATCCACGTTAGGGTCATCATCAATCGATTCATCATTTCCCCCCAAAATTTCTCTCAGCTTCTCAGAATTTGCCAGCTGCAATTTTGATTTGCTATCTGTTGTCTGGATTTCGCCAACCACCTCTTTTTCAACCTCAACTTCGTTTTGAGCCTGGGCTTGAAGCAACTCAAGATCCTGTTCAAGTCGTGGAATATACTTTCTAACTGCTCTTAAACCGTCCCTGTATTTGGATTTATCCAGTGCCTAATGACAAAAGGAATAACTTTATAGCATGAACAAACATATAAGCATCTTTGTAATGCCAAAAATCAGCCATGAAACTCCCAATATGATAACTTTGTATCCTATAGTGCAATTCAAGCAAATCAGCAAAgtcaattgaaaagaaaagcaaatcaGCAAAGAAGAGCATTTCTTGCAGACACTAATCAATCTATGTATAAGcacatgatatgaaatttactgcATGTAACATGATAAACAAGCTCTAACTTCAGGAACCCTTTCTtagcaaaaaaggaaattaagagCTGAAATATACATTTTCTTGACCAAGAATGCCAGAATACAAAATACTAacgattttggaaaatgaatttagcttgtacccaaaaaaaaaaaaaaaaaaaaaaaaaaatcgagttaTGCTAACAATAAACAATTCAAAGTAATAATTTGCTAACAATAAACAATTCAAAGTAATAATTTAGAgtccatgatttttttaaacctattataatctTGCCTACATGATATCTGTTAAGTCCTAAAGGTGAATTAAAAGCAGTAGCAGACTTGATCACTTAATTAAAACCAAAGGTTTACCCAACTTGAACTTAGTAATCAGATTTActatatgagagagagagaaagagagagagtgtgtgacCTTCCTCCTCGACAAAGTGATCCTGGGCGACATTATTTCTGTTGGCGGCTGACAATAATTCTTCCCTCGATACATAATTATAGTGTTTTCCTCATGAATGTTAAGAACTATCCCCCCGGTCAATCTAGCGAGTTCAGCAGCAATTTCCTTAACCTCTTCTGGTGAGAAGGTTTTCACCACCACTTTCACCGTCTGATGCTTCTTCCAATGCAAGTGCATGTTAAGTATTACACCTTGGTATATTCCCCTTCGCCCAACTGGCACATAATTCTTGCTCTTAAGGCCCATCTTCAGAAAGAAGAAGTGCTCTTCCGGAGTCAATATCTCAGGATCATGGGTTGGTTCGGATGATTCTGCAGGTTCAATCTTTTTCAAAGATTCAGCAAgattctcctctttctttcgaGCCTGTAAAGGAGGATGATTAGATAGGCAAGAGAGGAGATCAAACTGGATCAGGAAATGGAACGATTCTTCTTTACCTCTTGACAAGTAATTAGTAATTCAACTCTTAATCATGCTGTTACCAACACTTGAGGTTCCTATACATACCAAACCGGCCAATAAGACAGCCAGTCACAAGAAGTGAAAGGAAGGGTCTATAGATAGGATATCCACGTGCAAATGATGGGCTCTTAAAATCCCTTAATCACATGGTTTCCAAATTCTATCACAGTCCTGAGCTAAAACAGACTACTAAATTGATCTGACCGACAAGTATTAGTGATTCTTTTTGGTGTTCCATGATACATAGACTTCTCTAATGGATTCTTGAGTGATAACTCTGTCCTCTATCCCATAAATGACCTCCAATCTAAAAGATCTTTCTACTTTTGACAAGTCACGACAGTATGATGACCTTATAACTTCATCCCATTTTCCtaacaataagtttaaaaaactGCTAGAAATGTCCAGTAATATCCTTCCTGACGAACTCCAAAACCTTTATCCATATCATTTCACACAAGCATTCTTTTCATGATCCAGGGTATTCAACACACTTTCCAGGTCATCAAAAAGCAAGTACCTAGAAGCTAACATACGtaagacaaaaagagaaaactatGGAAAGTTGGATTGCTAATCTCGCTCTTAGATTTCTCAAATCAACGAGTGGTAGATAGTATACCTTTCTGAGCTTGAATAAAATCTTCTCTTCTGCTGTCATTCTTCCatactctttcttcttcttccatctgaAAAATTTAAGCCACCTGACAACAGCTCTTTTCCCCTTCAGCTTTTTCCTCCTCGATTTTGCTTCACCAGGTCCATCTACTGTGCCACTGCTTTCAGAATGGTTTGGCAGCTCTACAACTTTGTCCACCAAATTTGACAATGGACGCTGATGAGCTTGTAGACACCCAGCCAAGGACAGCCCTTTTGCATCACAGAGAGGCCGAACATCGAGTTTCTGTCTGAAAACCTTGAATAGAACATCATCCAAGCTACTGCAGTGAGGGATAGCATTCACACAATATTCATTTTTAGATTGATCTCCGTTCAATCGGAGAGTCAAGCTAGAAACATTTTAGCAATCAGGCATACATACTTTCAACATCAAAGCGGAGACAGCACAATAATGCTATTCAGTACACAAATTACCATAAGAGACTTTGCAATCACACAATAGAGGGAGAAGCCAAAAGTAATTTGAAAGGCGTGATGGGACTTTCCGGGAAAACCGTTCATAACACTTGACTACTAATTAGTCTTTGCAATCCACGTAAGAATTATGAAGGGATCTCAAACTGGAATTAGAACACAGCCCAGAAATCATTCGAAGTGTAACCACACGATACTCAACTCTTCTGCCAAAACATGAGCCAAAATTGCGGCAACTACAACAAAACGACTCACAGCCAAGACTAATCATTGCTTCAACTAGAATCCCATACACAGCTGCCTCGTACAAAGCACTGGACCGGACAAAGGTCGTTATCTTGTAGAAACTACGCGCTTAATTTCGGGTAACACGAGAGAACTGGAAGCGAAAGAGACGACGCGAGACTTGGATAAAttacaggagagagagagagagagacctgggAGAGTGAAAATGGCGAAGAGGGACACGGGGAAGAGAAACGGGGAGGAGATTCTTGAATCCCTGGGACCCCCTACAGAGAGCAACCACTGCCATTGAAGAGGCGGCAAAAGCCCTGCGCGCCATTTTTGTGCTTCCTCTTGCGAACTCAGATTTTAGTCTCTTCTCTGCAACAGCTTCCTTGTCGATTGACTCAACGAGGACTGCCAGCTCCTTCGCGAGATCGCTCGATTCGCTACTTCTTCAACCTTCGTCGTTTTCTTAGATCTCTCGCTAGCTGAACGAGTCGGGAGGGAGGGAGTCCGTCTGATGGGCTGGACTTGCATCGAAGCCCCCCGACCGTCTTGTTTTCTGCCCCCGAAGAACGCACAAATTATTTATAGACTTTAGTCAAGTATACGATATCGAAagttttaattcatttaatatagTAATATCATccctcaaattttaattttcttaatatgatccttaaaattttgatacatatgcaatg
The sequence above is drawn from the Eucalyptus grandis isolate ANBG69807.140 chromosome 11, ASM1654582v1, whole genome shotgun sequence genome and encodes:
- the LOC104425678 gene encoding uncharacterized CRM domain-containing protein At3g25440, chloroplastic isoform X2 gives rise to the protein MARRAFAASSMAVVALCRGSQGFKNLLPVSLPRVPLRHFHSPRQKLDVRPLCDAKGLSLAGCLQAHQRPLSNLVDKVVELPNHSESSGTVDGPGEAKSRRKKLKGKRAVVRWLKFFRWKKKKEYGRMTAEEKILFKLRKARKKEENLAESLKKIEPAESSEPTHDPEILTPEEHFFFLKMGLKSKNYVPVGRRGIYQGVILNMHLHWKKHQTVKVVVKTFSPEEVKEIAAELARLTGGIVLNIHEENTIIMYRGKNYCQPPTEIMSPRITLSRRKALDKSKYRDGLRAVRKYIPRLEQDLELLQAQAQNEVEVEKEVVGEIQTTDSKSKLQLANSEKLREILGGNDESIDDDPNVDLGLESDSEDLSDIFETETEADSEDRGEEDLFLDIFDKFPVETAGESEEFEDHLCQISRDSRNVKPLSKNADSPDLDEVDRLFLHAASQLKRSRR
- the LOC104425678 gene encoding uncharacterized CRM domain-containing protein At3g25440, chloroplastic isoform X1, yielding MARRAFAASSMAVVALCRGSQGFKNLLPVSLPRVPLRHFHSPSSLDDVLFKVFRQKLDVRPLCDAKGLSLAGCLQAHQRPLSNLVDKVVELPNHSESSGTVDGPGEAKSRRKKLKGKRAVVRWLKFFRWKKKKEYGRMTAEEKILFKLRKARKKEENLAESLKKIEPAESSEPTHDPEILTPEEHFFFLKMGLKSKNYVPVGRRGIYQGVILNMHLHWKKHQTVKVVVKTFSPEEVKEIAAELARLTGGIVLNIHEENTIIMYRGKNYCQPPTEIMSPRITLSRRKALDKSKYRDGLRAVRKYIPRLEQDLELLQAQAQNEVEVEKEVVGEIQTTDSKSKLQLANSEKLREILGGNDESIDDDPNVDLGLESDSEDLSDIFETETEADSEDRGEEDLFLDIFDKFPVETAGESEEFEDHLCQISRDSRNVKPLSKNADSPDLDEVDRLFLHAASQLKRSRR
- the LOC104425677 gene encoding protein FAR1-RELATED SEQUENCE 5, with translation MDERPSVVEDGDAIECSSGKDAPNEESSDMEPSVGMEFESEEAAKVFYDTYATHMGFIMRVDAFRRSMRDGKVVWRRLVCNKEGFRKSRPRRSENRKPRAITREGCKAMIVVKKDKTGKWVVTKFIKEHNHPLIAAPANSHRSVLLSQKPDEKDVKIRELTAELQRERKRSAAYLEQLEMVLRDMEEHSGRLSKSIEVIVKSVREIDSRRAPVSSSQ